The following are encoded together in the Rhinopithecus roxellana isolate Shanxi Qingling chromosome 5, ASM756505v1, whole genome shotgun sequence genome:
- the CDKN3 gene encoding cyclin-dependent kinase inhibitor 3 isoform X1, translating to MKPPSSIQTSEFDSSDEEPIEDEQTPFQISWLSLSRVNCSQFLGLCALPGCKFKDVRRNVQKDTEELKSCGIQDIFVFCTRGELSKYRVPNLLDLYQQCGIITHHHPIADGGTPDIASCCEIMEELTICLKNYRKTLIHCYGGVGRSCLVAACLLLYLSDTISPEQAIDSLRDLRGSGAIQTIKQYNYLHEFRDKLAAHLSSRDSQSRSVSR from the exons ATGAAGCCG CCTAGTTCAATACAAACAAGTGAGTTTGACTCATCAGACGAAGAGCCTATTGAAGATGAACAGACTCCATTTCAGATATCATG gcTATCTTTGTCACGAGTGAATTGTTCTCAGTTTCTCGGTTTATGTGCTCTTCCAG GTTGTAAATTTAAAGATGTTAGAAGAAACGTCCAAAAAGATACAG AAGAACTAAAGAGCTGTGGTATACAAGACATATTTGTTTTCTGCACCAGAGGGGAACTGTCAAAATATAGAGTCCCAAACCTTCTGGATCTCTACCAGCAATGTGGAATTATCACCCATCATCATCCAATCGCAGATGGAGGGACTCCTGACATAGCCAGCTGCTGTGAAATAATGGAAGAGCTTACAATCTGCCTTAAAAATTACCGGAAAACCTTAATACA CTGCTATGGAGGAGTTGGGAGATCTTGTCTtg TAGCTGCTTGTCTCCTACTATACCTGTCTGACACAATATCGCCAGAGCAAGCCATAGACAGCCTGCGAGACCTAAGAGGATCCGGGGCAATACAGACCATCAAG CAATACAATTATCTTCATGAGTTTCGGGACAAATTAGCTGCACATCTATCATCAAGAGATTCACAATCAAGATCTGTATCAAGATAA
- the CDKN3 gene encoding cyclin-dependent kinase inhibitor 3 isoform X2 produces MKPPSSIQTSCKFKDVRRNVQKDTEELKSCGIQDIFVFCTRGELSKYRVPNLLDLYQQCGIITHHHPIADGGTPDIASCCEIMEELTICLKNYRKTLIHCYGGVGRSCLVAACLLLYLSDTISPEQAIDSLRDLRGSGAIQTIKQYNYLHEFRDKLAAHLSSRDSQSRSVSR; encoded by the exons ATGAAGCCG CCTAGTTCAATACAAACAA GTTGTAAATTTAAAGATGTTAGAAGAAACGTCCAAAAAGATACAG AAGAACTAAAGAGCTGTGGTATACAAGACATATTTGTTTTCTGCACCAGAGGGGAACTGTCAAAATATAGAGTCCCAAACCTTCTGGATCTCTACCAGCAATGTGGAATTATCACCCATCATCATCCAATCGCAGATGGAGGGACTCCTGACATAGCCAGCTGCTGTGAAATAATGGAAGAGCTTACAATCTGCCTTAAAAATTACCGGAAAACCTTAATACA CTGCTATGGAGGAGTTGGGAGATCTTGTCTtg TAGCTGCTTGTCTCCTACTATACCTGTCTGACACAATATCGCCAGAGCAAGCCATAGACAGCCTGCGAGACCTAAGAGGATCCGGGGCAATACAGACCATCAAG CAATACAATTATCTTCATGAGTTTCGGGACAAATTAGCTGCACATCTATCATCAAGAGATTCACAATCAAGATCTGTATCAAGATAA
- the CDKN3 gene encoding cyclin-dependent kinase inhibitor 3 isoform X3, translating into MKPPSSIQTSEFDSSDEEPIEDEQTPFQISWLSLSRVNCSQFLGLCALPGCKFKDVRRNVQKDTEELKSCGIQDIFVFCTRGELSKYRVPNLLDLYQQCGIITHHHPIADGGTPDIASCCEIMEELTICLKNYRKTLIHCYGGVGRSCLVAACLLLYLSDTISPEQAIDSLRDLRGSGAIQTIKDLPTAQFLPQSVLGMDPLT; encoded by the exons ATGAAGCCG CCTAGTTCAATACAAACAAGTGAGTTTGACTCATCAGACGAAGAGCCTATTGAAGATGAACAGACTCCATTTCAGATATCATG gcTATCTTTGTCACGAGTGAATTGTTCTCAGTTTCTCGGTTTATGTGCTCTTCCAG GTTGTAAATTTAAAGATGTTAGAAGAAACGTCCAAAAAGATACAG AAGAACTAAAGAGCTGTGGTATACAAGACATATTTGTTTTCTGCACCAGAGGGGAACTGTCAAAATATAGAGTCCCAAACCTTCTGGATCTCTACCAGCAATGTGGAATTATCACCCATCATCATCCAATCGCAGATGGAGGGACTCCTGACATAGCCAGCTGCTGTGAAATAATGGAAGAGCTTACAATCTGCCTTAAAAATTACCGGAAAACCTTAATACA CTGCTATGGAGGAGTTGGGAGATCTTGTCTtg TAGCTGCTTGTCTCCTACTATACCTGTCTGACACAATATCGCCAGAGCAAGCCATAGACAGCCTGCGAGACCTAAGAGGATCCGGGGCAATACAGACCATCAAG GATCTACCTACTGCTCAGTTTTTACCTCAGTCAGTTTTGGGAATGGATCCTCTCACCTAG